Proteins encoded in a region of the Planococcus shixiaomingii genome:
- a CDS encoding sensor histidine kinase has translation MRINYFYQLIASHLSILLIALLILSILFVRYVEDFAYEEKARELESYGQQILRELESPRPGSDLQTYVSLLQAQRINFIVFDQQSRVLYPFTGAFPPVELTPQEWNVIEQGQTLVVNRDVERFENTVTFVALPYVDGEQLVGGVLLASPISGTREMISELNKTLVTTILIAFAVALLLSLLLSKLHVSRIQRMQKATSMITDGHYEVDLPESNFDEIGDLAKDFNKMANKLQQSNEEIEQLENRRRQFMADVSHEMRTPLTTIAGVIEGLRTDMIEEDQREKGIRLVSDETKRLIRLVNENLDYEKIRSNQVTLTKEEIESEELLEIIQEHLQLQAAEKGNQIKIEPERDTVIYGDMDRLIQILTNIVKNSIQFTENGQIFLRAYKEPEQMIIEVEDTGAGIDVAEIDMIWRRFYKSDWSRGSGQFGLGLSIVKKLVDLHEGTIQVESEKGQGTKFTIRLPHKRDLDKV, from the coding sequence CTGAGAATTAACTATTTTTACCAGCTGATTGCGAGCCATCTGAGTATCCTGCTTATCGCTCTCTTGATTTTAAGTATTTTATTTGTACGTTATGTAGAAGATTTTGCATACGAAGAGAAGGCGCGGGAGCTGGAAAGTTACGGCCAACAGATTTTGCGGGAGTTGGAGAGCCCACGCCCAGGATCGGATCTTCAAACCTATGTGTCACTGCTTCAAGCGCAAAGGATCAACTTTATTGTTTTTGATCAGCAAAGCCGGGTGCTTTATCCGTTCACCGGCGCTTTTCCGCCAGTTGAATTGACGCCGCAAGAGTGGAATGTCATTGAACAAGGGCAAACGCTTGTGGTGAACCGGGACGTCGAACGTTTTGAAAATACAGTAACGTTTGTTGCGCTTCCATATGTAGATGGAGAGCAGCTAGTCGGAGGAGTGCTGCTCGCTTCCCCGATCAGCGGAACACGGGAAATGATTTCCGAACTCAATAAAACGCTTGTCACCACTATTCTTATCGCTTTTGCAGTGGCTTTATTGCTCAGCTTGTTGTTGTCCAAGTTGCATGTAAGCCGCATCCAGCGTATGCAAAAGGCGACTTCGATGATTACGGACGGGCATTATGAGGTGGATTTGCCGGAATCGAATTTTGATGAAATTGGCGACTTGGCAAAAGATTTTAATAAAATGGCGAACAAGCTCCAGCAATCAAATGAAGAAATTGAACAACTCGAAAATCGAAGACGCCAGTTTATGGCGGACGTTTCCCATGAAATGCGGACTCCGCTCACTACCATTGCCGGAGTCATTGAAGGTTTGCGCACCGACATGATTGAAGAAGACCAGCGGGAAAAAGGTATTCGTCTAGTGAGTGACGAAACAAAGCGACTCATTCGCTTAGTCAATGAAAACCTGGATTATGAGAAAATCCGGTCGAACCAAGTGACGCTCACTAAAGAAGAAATCGAATCGGAAGAATTGCTGGAAATCATTCAAGAGCATCTACAATTGCAAGCGGCCGAAAAAGGCAACCAAATTAAAATTGAGCCGGAAAGGGATACGGTCATTTACGGAGACATGGACCGGCTGATTCAAATTTTGACCAACATTGTGAAAAATAGCATTCAGTTTACCGAGAATGGCCAAATTTTCTTGCGGGCTTATAAAGAACCGGAACAGATGATCATTGAAGTGGAAGATACCGGTGCAGGAATCGATGTAGCGGAAATTGATATGATTTGGCGCAGGTTCTATAAATCAGATTGGTCACGCGGCAGCGGCCAGTTCGGCCTTGGTTTATCAATTGTCAAAAAGCTGGTGGATCTCCATGAAGGGACCATCCAGGTGGAAAGCGAAAAAGGGCAAGGAACGAAATTTACCATCCGATTGCCTCATAAACGAGACTTGGACAAAGTGTAA
- a CDS encoding manganese catalase family protein encodes MFFHRGELQFESKPDAPDAVFAKQVQELIGGQFGEMSVAMQYLFQGWSTRGNEKYRDLLMDTGTQELGHIELLATMVARLLEGAPVYEQEKAAADPIVGAIMGGMNPQHAIVHGLGASPKDSNGVPWNAGYIIASGNLLADFRSNVSAESQGRLQVARLYSMTDDRGVKDLFSFLLARDTMHQNQWLAAIKDLEAKEGPIVPGTLPPEWEAKEFSHILYTNSETSTASQLPWVNQTAPDGHPFTVEAPKPLAGRPVLKPGPPQSHDTLPLEEGTK; translated from the coding sequence ATGTTTTTTCACAGAGGAGAACTGCAATTCGAATCAAAACCTGATGCACCGGATGCGGTATTTGCAAAGCAAGTCCAAGAATTAATTGGTGGGCAATTCGGTGAAATGTCCGTGGCGATGCAATACTTATTCCAAGGGTGGAGCACAAGAGGAAACGAAAAATACAGAGACTTGCTGATGGATACAGGAACCCAGGAACTTGGTCATATTGAGCTGCTTGCAACGATGGTAGCCCGATTATTAGAAGGCGCGCCGGTTTATGAACAGGAAAAAGCAGCTGCTGATCCGATAGTCGGAGCCATCATGGGCGGCATGAATCCGCAGCATGCGATTGTCCACGGATTAGGGGCATCTCCTAAAGACAGCAACGGAGTTCCTTGGAACGCTGGATACATCATAGCAAGCGGAAACTTACTGGCAGACTTCCGCTCTAACGTCAGCGCGGAATCCCAAGGACGCCTGCAAGTAGCGCGCCTTTATAGTATGACTGATGACAGAGGTGTCAAAGACTTGTTCTCATTCCTGTTAGCGCGGGATACGATGCACCAAAATCAGTGGCTTGCCGCAATCAAAGATTTGGAAGCCAAAGAAGGCCCTATAGTGCCTGGAACTCTTCCACCTGAATGGGAAGCAAAAGAATTCTCACATATTCTTTACACAAACTCTGAAACAAGCACTGCTTCACAATTGCCATGGGTAAACCAAACGGCTCCAGATGGCCATCCATTTACAGTAGAAGCACCAAAACCGCTCGCTGGAAGACCTGTATTGAAACCAGGTCCGCCACAATCACATGATACCTTGCCACTTGAAGAAGGTACAAAATAA
- a CDS encoding response regulator transcription factor — MKILVVEDNPSVSSMLEMFFSKEGITGDFEADGLDGYRTYKANDYDLLILDWMLPGMDGMALCRKIREEGDSIPIIMLTAKDSESDQVIGFEMGADDYVTKPFSPLALMARIKAVTRRAQKLEPVSDLIKTQHFLVNKEMRDVQIDGEKVADLTPKEFDLLVFFLRHPKQVFSRDQLLEQVWGYQFYGDERTVDVHIKRLRKKITGGDKLFHTVWGVGYKFEETEN; from the coding sequence ATGAAAATTTTAGTTGTTGAAGACAATCCAAGCGTCAGTTCCATGCTGGAAATGTTTTTTTCAAAAGAAGGAATTACTGGCGACTTTGAAGCGGACGGCCTTGACGGTTACCGGACATATAAAGCGAACGATTACGACTTGCTCATATTGGACTGGATGCTTCCGGGCATGGATGGTATGGCCTTGTGCCGGAAAATCCGGGAAGAAGGCGATTCAATTCCCATTATCATGCTGACGGCAAAAGACAGTGAATCAGATCAAGTAATCGGTTTTGAAATGGGGGCCGACGACTATGTGACCAAACCGTTCAGTCCGCTGGCCCTGATGGCCCGTATCAAAGCGGTAACAAGACGGGCGCAAAAACTGGAGCCGGTTTCTGACCTGATCAAGACCCAGCATTTCCTGGTCAATAAAGAAATGCGCGACGTTCAAATAGATGGAGAAAAGGTAGCCGACTTGACGCCGAAAGAGTTTGATCTGCTTGTGTTTTTTCTGCGGCATCCAAAGCAAGTATTCAGCCGGGATCAATTGCTGGAGCAGGTATGGGGCTATCAGTTTTACGGCGACGAACGGACGGTGGATGTCCACATTAAACGGCTCCGCAAGAAAATAACCGGCGGCGACAAACTGTTCCATACGGTTTGGGGAGTAGGGTATAAATTTGAAGAAACTGAGAATTAA
- a CDS encoding GTPase → MVKEFEEEVRLAMDSMFETEMKKVNDMLEQELLISLIGEVNAGKSSTVNKIIGENIASTNPMPGETISVDPYNIRGLENIKFMDTPGLNDPNDENPKKTLEFVQKSDVVLFFLNAAGTVFSDSEKEKFLEIEKHNKDILIVLNKIDAAEDIPSLIQFIKKHTNNKYKVVPISSKTEENLEILKKDILFLLEKKGKDILFAKSMKEKSAAANRWIIGSGVSAGIIGASPIPGSDIIPLTSLQVGLIIRLSKLYDKPLTKKAARDMIVITATQTVGHTLYRQALKFIPGAGSVIGGTVASAMTLALGYGVKYAYENNIAIDYDMIADLFDKYKKREKNA, encoded by the coding sequence ATGGTAAAAGAATTCGAAGAAGAAGTAAGGCTCGCAATGGATAGCATGTTTGAAACCGAAATGAAGAAAGTTAACGATATGCTCGAACAAGAGTTGCTGATTTCGTTGATCGGGGAAGTGAACGCTGGAAAATCCTCAACAGTTAATAAAATTATCGGGGAAAATATCGCCAGCACGAACCCGATGCCCGGTGAAACGATTAGCGTAGATCCATACAATATTCGCGGACTTGAAAACATAAAATTCATGGATACCCCAGGGTTGAACGATCCGAATGATGAAAACCCGAAAAAGACGCTCGAGTTTGTACAAAAATCGGATGTAGTGCTGTTTTTCTTGAATGCTGCAGGAACGGTGTTTTCCGATAGTGAAAAAGAAAAGTTTTTAGAAATTGAAAAACACAACAAAGACATTCTGATTGTCTTAAATAAAATAGATGCTGCTGAAGATATTCCATCACTTATCCAGTTCATCAAAAAACATACGAACAACAAATACAAAGTAGTGCCGATTTCTTCAAAAACAGAAGAAAACTTGGAAATTCTAAAGAAAGACATCCTTTTTTTGCTCGAAAAGAAGGGGAAAGACATTCTCTTCGCTAAAAGCATGAAAGAAAAATCAGCGGCCGCCAATCGCTGGATTATCGGCTCTGGCGTTTCTGCCGGCATTATAGGGGCTTCCCCTATCCCCGGATCGGATATAATCCCACTTACGTCATTGCAGGTAGGGTTAATCATCCGGTTGTCGAAACTGTATGACAAACCGCTGACGAAAAAAGCGGCGCGGGACATGATTGTCATCACAGCAACTCAAACCGTAGGTCATACTTTGTATCGCCAAGCTTTGAAGTTCATTCCGGGTGCAGGTTCTGTCATCGGAGGGACCGTTGCTTCAGCAATGACACTTGCTCTTGGCTATGGAGTGAAATACGCGTATGAGAACAATATAGCAATCGATTACGACATGATTGCCGACTTGTTCGACAAGTATAAAAAACGCGAAAAAAACGCGTAA
- a CDS encoding SDR family oxidoreductase translates to MANDKYEKIDEQVEPQVQSKQPGLESEMDPEPIYDDKDYKGSGKLEGKVALITGGDSGIGRAVAVAYAKEGANVAIAYLDEHEDADKTAEIVESYGGKCFKAATDISNVENCNQLIVDVIGEFGQLNILVNNAAKQFPQDDFLAITPDQLRETFETNIFSMFYLTQAALPHLQKGDSIINTSSVTAYRGSPELIDYSSTKGAITAFTRSLSQSLAEKGIRVNSVAPGPIWTPLIPASFGEEKVGKHGSDTALERRGQPAEVAPAYVYLASQDGSYVTGQAIHINGGDYTSS, encoded by the coding sequence ATGGCAAACGATAAATACGAAAAAATCGATGAACAAGTAGAACCGCAAGTCCAATCAAAACAACCGGGATTAGAAAGCGAAATGGATCCTGAGCCCATATATGATGATAAAGACTATAAAGGTTCAGGCAAATTGGAAGGTAAAGTGGCATTGATTACCGGTGGAGACAGTGGGATTGGCCGTGCTGTTGCCGTGGCGTACGCAAAAGAAGGCGCCAATGTTGCGATAGCGTATTTAGACGAACACGAAGATGCAGATAAGACGGCAGAAATTGTTGAATCTTATGGCGGAAAATGCTTTAAAGCAGCAACCGACATAAGCAACGTGGAAAATTGCAATCAACTGATTGTTGATGTAATCGGTGAATTCGGCCAATTAAATATCTTGGTCAACAATGCCGCTAAACAATTCCCGCAAGATGACTTTTTGGCAATTACTCCTGATCAGTTAAGAGAGACATTCGAAACGAATATTTTCTCTATGTTTTATTTGACACAGGCTGCCTTGCCTCATCTGCAAAAAGGCGATTCCATCATCAATACATCGTCTGTAACGGCGTATCGCGGATCTCCTGAGCTAATTGATTATTCCTCTACAAAAGGAGCAATTACCGCTTTTACCCGCTCCCTTTCTCAAAGCCTTGCAGAAAAAGGAATACGGGTAAATTCAGTAGCTCCTGGTCCGATTTGGACTCCGCTGATTCCTGCATCTTTCGGCGAAGAAAAAGTAGGCAAACATGGGAGCGACACAGCGCTGGAGCGCCGTGGACAGCCAGCAGAAGTCGCCCCAGCTTACGTTTATTTGGCTTCACAAGATGGATCTTACGTTACAGGGCAAGCAATCCATATTAACGGCGGCGACTATACGTCTTCTTAA
- a CDS encoding type 1 glutamine amidotransferase domain-containing protein: MAKVMAVLSSGYVDEENDYVTGWWAEELFEPILALQEEGHIVGLASPEGGKPVVDPISLSDEYDPEGKYKKLYDSGIADKTTPIVDVKASDYDAIFIVGGHGAMFDLAHNKDLHAIINIVFEHGGIVSAVCHGPAPLIYTKNKDGRNILEGLNVTGYPNDQEPKEVQGLLPFSLEDELRRIANYSDGSGEKEHIVWGSDQILTGRDPHSSTLFGRELAKKLTQREQEKEDAFFSNP; this comes from the coding sequence ATGGCAAAAGTGATGGCCGTTCTATCGAGCGGATACGTAGATGAAGAAAATGATTATGTGACAGGTTGGTGGGCAGAGGAGCTTTTTGAACCGATCCTCGCTCTGCAGGAAGAAGGGCATATCGTTGGTCTTGCCTCCCCTGAAGGCGGCAAACCAGTGGTGGACCCGATAAGTTTATCCGATGAATACGACCCTGAAGGCAAATACAAAAAACTGTACGACTCGGGCATCGCTGATAAAACAACTCCGATTGTCGATGTTAAAGCAAGCGACTATGACGCAATTTTCATAGTTGGCGGGCATGGTGCAATGTTTGATTTGGCACACAACAAAGATTTGCATGCCATTATCAATATTGTATTTGAACACGGCGGAATCGTTTCTGCAGTTTGCCATGGACCTGCACCGCTCATCTATACAAAAAACAAAGATGGCCGCAACATTCTTGAAGGTTTAAATGTCACCGGCTATCCAAATGATCAGGAACCCAAAGAAGTCCAAGGGCTTCTGCCATTTAGCTTGGAAGATGAACTGCGCAGAATCGCCAATTACTCCGATGGTTCCGGCGAAAAAGAACATATCGTCTGGGGCAGTGATCAGATTCTAACAGGAAGAGATCCTCATTCATCCACACTTTTTGGAAGAGAGTTAGCTAAAAAGCTGACACAGCGTGAACAGGAAAAAGAAGATGCTTTTTTCAGCAACCCATAA
- a CDS encoding DUF2512 family protein, which yields MRHVEAFIMKYLQTFVVLFIVLGIAFGVQVGDIALIALAVSVLGFIGDLVVYPRTSNKIATGGDFVLSFVVIWLLILALVENPDFSPFLAALSSAALIAVGEWFFHIYLSKRLFGNKETSHTLKNKPKRY from the coding sequence TTGAGACATGTTGAAGCATTTATTATGAAATATTTACAGACATTTGTTGTGCTGTTTATAGTGCTCGGCATCGCTTTCGGTGTGCAGGTCGGCGATATTGCCCTTATTGCCTTAGCTGTAAGCGTCCTTGGATTTATCGGAGATTTGGTCGTCTATCCAAGAACGTCCAACAAAATTGCGACAGGCGGCGATTTTGTTCTCTCTTTTGTAGTAATATGGCTGCTAATTTTGGCACTTGTCGAAAACCCGGACTTTTCACCTTTCTTGGCTGCTCTTTCTTCGGCAGCGTTGATCGCAGTAGGCGAATGGTTCTTCCATATTTACCTGTCAAAACGACTTTTTGGCAACAAAGAAACATCGCATACATTAAAAAATAAACCAAAAAGATATTAA
- a CDS encoding YqjF family protein, translating to MKKPWIMTQEWHNLLFLHWPIPPDLLLPHIPQELELDLYDGQAWVGVVLFKAKRTRPRLLPPVPGAGTYLELNVRTYVKLNGKSGVFFFSLDADSPLAVKTATTGDFLPYRHARMAMEEHRGTWRFQSKRIHEHSFSEILDLSFRVISPPIVKNELEGWLTERYCLWTKPKNRLFRVDIEHDPWQLEYVKGTVYRNTMASFLPVDFPQELAITHYSEWQKVRFFPPVQEQ from the coding sequence ATGAAAAAGCCTTGGATCATGACTCAGGAATGGCATAACCTCCTTTTTTTGCATTGGCCAATTCCTCCAGATTTGCTATTGCCGCATATTCCGCAGGAGCTTGAACTGGATTTATACGACGGGCAGGCCTGGGTGGGCGTGGTCTTGTTCAAAGCGAAACGAACAAGACCACGTTTATTGCCTCCTGTACCGGGAGCTGGAACTTATTTGGAGCTGAATGTCAGAACTTATGTAAAGCTTAACGGAAAATCCGGCGTCTTCTTTTTTAGTTTAGATGCTGATAGCCCTTTAGCTGTAAAAACTGCGACAACAGGTGATTTCCTGCCTTACCGGCATGCACGTATGGCTATGGAAGAGCATAGAGGAACATGGCGATTCCAAAGCAAAAGAATTCATGAACATTCTTTTTCGGAAATTTTGGACCTCTCTTTCCGGGTAATTTCGCCGCCAATAGTTAAAAATGAGCTTGAAGGGTGGTTGACAGAGCGTTATTGCTTATGGACCAAACCAAAAAACCGGCTTTTTCGAGTGGATATCGAGCACGACCCATGGCAGCTCGAATATGTAAAAGGCACTGTTTACCGAAATACAATGGCAAGTTTTCTGCCTGTCGATTTTCCCCAAGAACTGGCCATCACTCATTATTCCGAATGGCAAAAAGTTCGTTTTTTCCCGCCTGTTCAAGAGCAATAA
- a CDS encoding organic hydroperoxide resistance protein, with the protein MSKKLFTTSVLATGGRAGRVVSEDNVIDLELVSPRELGGPGGEGTNPEQLFAAGYAACFDGALAMIIRREKADVSGTSVKADVDFLKDEADNGYKIGVTLNVSVQGVDEEKARELVEKAHKACPYSKATQGNIDVELKII; encoded by the coding sequence ATGTCAAAAAAATTATTTACAACATCTGTATTGGCGACCGGCGGACGTGCGGGAAGAGTAGTCTCAGAAGACAATGTAATTGATTTGGAATTGGTTTCTCCTAGAGAATTGGGCGGTCCAGGCGGAGAAGGCACGAACCCGGAACAGCTTTTTGCAGCAGGGTACGCTGCTTGTTTTGATGGTGCGTTAGCAATGATCATCCGTAGAGAAAAAGCGGACGTAAGCGGCACTTCCGTCAAAGCGGATGTCGACTTCTTAAAAGATGAAGCTGATAACGGGTACAAAATTGGAGTGACGCTCAATGTTTCTGTTCAAGGCGTTGACGAAGAAAAGGCTAGAGAACTGGTAGAAAAAGCTCATAAAGCTTGTCCGTATTCTAAAGCGACACAAGGCAACATTGACGTAGAGTTGAAAATTATCTAA
- a CDS encoding S1C family serine protease gives MGYYNTPEPKKKQKGYFASSFTGLIAGALLVGVVPGFTDTDAAVQQNTNSAVEASSSVQNVSPVVTTDVTEIVEKNSDAVVGVTNLQTAAQSPFAPAAQTESQEAGTGSGVIYKKEGDSAFIVTNNHVVEGAQDVRVTLADGTQLDAEVLGTDVWTDLAVLKVDADAIKAVAEFGDSSVLKAGEPVVAIGNPLGLQFSGSVTTGVISGTERAVPIDINKDGTIDWESEVLQTDAAINPGNSGGALINSHGQVIGINSMKIAQDAVEGMGLAIPINTAIPIIEDLETKGAVERPSMGVTIMDLEEVPAEYRQGQLNLPEDVEGGIVVQSVLPGSGASEAGLQPYDVIVEMNGQEVNTVLDLRHYLYTEAEVGDTLAVKVLRNGKAMNLDIELTDSL, from the coding sequence ATGGGTTATTATAATACACCTGAACCAAAGAAAAAACAGAAAGGGTATTTTGCATCAAGCTTTACAGGATTGATTGCAGGTGCACTTTTGGTCGGAGTAGTTCCAGGCTTTACTGACACAGATGCAGCGGTCCAGCAAAATACGAATTCAGCGGTAGAAGCCTCCAGCAGTGTCCAAAATGTCTCTCCTGTTGTAACGACAGATGTCACGGAAATTGTGGAGAAAAACTCTGACGCAGTTGTAGGGGTAACGAATTTACAAACAGCAGCGCAAAGCCCGTTTGCTCCAGCCGCACAGACAGAATCTCAAGAAGCGGGAACGGGATCTGGTGTCATTTATAAAAAAGAAGGAGACTCTGCTTTCATCGTGACCAATAATCACGTTGTTGAAGGGGCACAGGACGTGCGTGTAACTTTGGCTGACGGCACACAACTGGATGCAGAAGTGCTTGGCACAGATGTATGGACAGACTTAGCTGTATTAAAAGTAGATGCGGATGCTATAAAGGCTGTTGCGGAATTCGGCGACTCTTCGGTCTTAAAAGCAGGTGAACCGGTAGTCGCAATCGGTAACCCGCTAGGACTTCAGTTTTCAGGTTCAGTGACCACTGGTGTCATTTCCGGAACAGAACGGGCAGTGCCGATCGATATCAACAAAGATGGCACAATTGATTGGGAATCAGAAGTTCTGCAAACGGATGCAGCAATCAACCCAGGAAACAGCGGTGGAGCACTCATCAACAGCCACGGACAGGTCATCGGCATCAATTCGATGAAAATCGCTCAGGATGCTGTAGAAGGAATGGGGCTTGCGATTCCGATTAATACGGCGATTCCGATTATTGAAGACTTAGAAACAAAAGGAGCGGTGGAGCGGCCGTCAATGGGCGTAACCATTATGGATTTGGAAGAAGTGCCAGCGGAATACCGCCAAGGCCAATTGAATTTACCTGAAGATGTAGAAGGCGGAATTGTCGTCCAATCTGTATTGCCGGGGTCCGGTGCAAGTGAAGCAGGGCTTCAGCCATATGATGTTATTGTTGAAATGAACGGACAAGAGGTCAATACAGTACTCGATCTTCGCCACTATCTTTACACTGAAGCAGAGGTTGGAGATACATTAGCTGTTAAAGTATTGCGCAATGGCAAAGCGATGAACCTTGATATTGAATTAACAGATAGCCTTTAA
- a CDS encoding peptidylprolyl isomerase, with product MKKAMYIAIGAVLGAAIFLLTGSIQKEAIASVNNSDIDKEALYERMLASSGAATLDLMIADEIVKQEAEKAEIEVTPKEIDAEMKKYEEQFGGAEALQSILEKSGVTVDQLESEMETYLLIEKLIGPDVEITDEQIKAYFEENKESFAQPEQVEASHILVASKEEADEVAKKLKDGESFATLAADHSIDTATAGNGGELGSFAAGEMAAEFEKAAFAMKVDEISKPVETEFGFHIIKVTGKTEAAEANLEDSKEQIKETLFDEALNTQYATWIAEKKQSYEIDYKL from the coding sequence ATGAAAAAAGCAATGTATATCGCAATTGGTGCTGTGTTAGGAGCAGCGATATTTTTACTTACCGGGAGTATTCAAAAAGAGGCAATTGCATCCGTGAACAATTCGGATATCGATAAAGAGGCACTGTACGAAAGAATGCTGGCTTCAAGCGGAGCGGCGACGTTGGATTTAATGATTGCTGACGAAATCGTCAAACAAGAAGCTGAAAAAGCGGAAATTGAAGTGACGCCAAAAGAAATTGACGCCGAAATGAAAAAATACGAAGAGCAATTTGGCGGTGCGGAAGCTCTCCAATCGATTCTGGAGAAAAGCGGAGTGACAGTGGATCAATTGGAAAGTGAAATGGAAACCTACTTGTTGATCGAAAAATTGATCGGTCCGGATGTTGAAATAACGGATGAACAGATTAAAGCGTATTTTGAAGAAAATAAAGAATCATTTGCACAACCGGAACAAGTTGAAGCGAGTCATATTTTAGTGGCTTCAAAAGAAGAGGCAGATGAAGTAGCAAAAAAATTAAAGGATGGCGAGAGTTTCGCTACACTTGCAGCTGACCATTCCATTGATACAGCGACAGCTGGAAACGGAGGCGAACTCGGATCGTTTGCAGCTGGTGAAATGGCAGCAGAATTCGAAAAAGCGGCTTTCGCAATGAAAGTGGATGAAATCAGCAAGCCTGTGGAAACGGAATTCGGGTTCCATATTATCAAAGTGACTGGCAAAACTGAAGCAGCGGAAGCAAACTTAGAAGACAGTAAAGAACAGATCAAAGAAACATTATTTGATGAAGCATTAAACACGCAATACGCCACTTGGATAGCAGAGAAAAAACAATCATATGAAATTGACTACAAACTTTAA